From Salvia hispanica cultivar TCC Black 2014 unplaced genomic scaffold, UniMelb_Shisp_WGS_1.0 HiC_scaffold_1320, whole genome shotgun sequence, a single genomic window includes:
- the LOC125198257 gene encoding uncharacterized protein LOC125198257, giving the protein MTKNVKREDAEEEWEDKEELKDEREGTEEEWKDLNIRVKFVTNKEKTRVLFAEAGSDFVDALLTFLLLPLGTIVKFLNDHYDKALVIGSLSSLYNGLENLDSIHFLNEDAKSVLLNPKGLVSKYDWPRYESSLAESTASFAISDDLRVMGGVEGSVMSTLNSLGIALTDLDGAEIKDVTFDLDEILELLILSLVARNPLSGNLLKSYLPIIRTKQGKSLNQIGKETLSTNSKKMILKAMMQKSTNKLLFAQAKHDFVSFLFGLLSIPLGRVEWYFHSNAGVKAIDNLHKSISDSLFKNSLMGLEEKNMLIKPSLSGDDNNDDNEYIPLNFDPSGNQSHVRGSRMYMVSDDLTVAPMSITSSVSVINELKIPLSDVEEVELKVGLEEGLSILRAALTSTKALTEGLIKPMLKNQEKQQN; this is encoded by the exons ATGACTAAGAATGTGAAGAGGGAGGACGCGGAGGAAGAGTGGGAGGACAAGGAAGAACTGAAAGACGAGAGGGAGGGAACAGAGGAAGAGTGGAAGGACTTGAACATACGCGTCAAGTTTGTAACAAACAAGGAGAAAACAAGGGTACTATTTGCGGAAGCTGGCAGTGATTTTGTAGATGCTTTGTTAACTTTCTTACTGTTACCATTGGGAACTATTGTGAAATTCTTAAACGATCACTACGATAAGGCTTTGGTCATTGGTAGCTTGAGCTCGCTGTACAATGGCTTAGAAAATCTTGACAGCATCCATTTTCTGAATGAAGATGCTAAAAGCGTGCTGCTTAACCCGAAAGGTCTTGTTTCTAAATATGATTGGCCTAGATATGAATCGAGCCTCGCTGAAAGTACAGCTTCCTTCGCCATCAGTGATGATCTGAGGGTGATGGGTGGCGTGGAAGGCTCTGTCATGTCTACTCTCAACAGTCTCGGCATCGCTTTGACAGACTTGGACGGGGCTGAGATAAAGGATGTTACTTTTGATCTCGATGAG ATTCTGGAGTTACTGATATTATCTTTGGTTGCCCGGAATCCACTGAGTGGCAACCTGCTCAAGAGCTATCTGCCAATCATCCGAACAAAGCAGGGGAAATCCCTGAATCAGATTGGCAAGGAAACCCTTTCCACAAACTCCAAGAAGATGATTTTGAAAGCAATGATGCAAAAATCTACTAACAAATTGCTGTTTGCTCAGGCAAAACACGACTTTGTGAGTTTTCTTTTCGGTTTGCTCAGCATTCCTTTAGGGAGGGTAGAGTGGTATTTTCACAGCAACGCCGGAGTTAAGGCCATTGATAATTTGCACAAGAGCATTTCAGATAGTTTGTTCAAAAATAGTCTGATGGGTCTAGAGGAAAAAAATATGCTAATCAAACCGTCCTTGTCGGGCGACGACAACAATGATGATAACGAGTATATTCCCCTCAATTTCGACCCGAGTGGGAACCAGTCTCATGTTAGAGGATCAAGAATGTATATGGTAAGTGATGATTTAACCGTTGCACCGATGAGTATAACCTCTAGTGTCTCTGTTATCAACGAGCTGAAGATCCCTCTGTCTGATGTGGAAGAAGTGGAGCTCAAAGTTGGGTTGGAAGAG GGTTTAAGCATATTGAGAGCGGCTCTTACATCGACCAAAGCCCTGACTGAAGGCCTTATAAAGCCAATGctgaagaatcaagaaaagCAACAAAATTAA
- the LOC125198256 gene encoding uncharacterized protein LOC125198256: MFGRPRSSLPEANMSKGEELKLHITVLVNKQRTKVLCAEAGSDFMDVLLSFLLLPLGMIMKVLEAPAIGSLSTLYRGVVNLDTSHFQTEVAKQKLLAPASCYDAELHKLRLNVYNAVPASPNSVNRYDGVFTNSAASFLIGDDLKVMPNLMFSILETLKVLDIDVTDIDDAEKMDVAFGSKEIVDLLRLSLVFRNPLTAFVLSGGQIRVAPKKSNSNEQGNASLQCINEKVASTNIKKMIVKATIQKSTNKFVFAQADSDFINFLFGMLTLPLGSVLWYSASNSGLEAIDNMHRSIADDSIKVQLKSAKTRDYLTMSNHEIISHLNFDVRNHHVKGERMYMVSNNLTVSPFAMTSCISVLNDLKISTSDVEEVDVQVGLDEGLSIVKEALTSTTALEDGLIKAILKASIAASQTVNDQSLNAEFGFISL, from the exons ATG TTCGGTAGGCCACGATCTTCACTTCCCGAAGCCAACATGTCGAAGGGCGAGGAATTGAAGTTGCATATCACGGTTCTGGTGAACAAGCAGAGAACTAAGGTCCTGTGTGCAGAAGCTGGCAGCGATTTCATGGACGTTTTGCTAAGCTTCCTACTTCTTCCGTTGGGAATGATCATGAAGGTCCTCGAAGCGCCTGCTATTGGAAGCTTGAGCACTCTATACAGAGGCGTAGTGAATCTTGATACCAGCCATTTCCAGACAGAGGTTGCCAAGCAAAAGCTCCTCGCTCCAGCAAGTTGCTATGATGCTGAGTTGCATAAACTGAGGCTCAACGTGTATAATGCTGTTCCTGCGAGTCCTAATTCTGTCAATAGATACGACGGGGTCTTCACTAATAGTGCAGCTTCTTTCCTAATCGGTGATGATCTGAAGGTGATGCCTAATTTGATGTTCTCGATCTTGGAAACTCTCAAGGTTCTCGACATCGATGTGACCGACATTGATGACGCTGAGAAAATGGATGTGGCTTTTGGATCGAAAGAG ATTGTGGACTTGCTGAGGCTATCATTGGTTTTCCGGAATCCACTGACGGCCTTCGTGCTAAGTGGTGGGCAGATCAGGGTGGCGCCGAAGAAATCCAACTCCAACGAGCAGGGGAATGCTTCGTTGCAATGCATCAACGAGAAAGTTGCATCTACCAACATCAAGAAGATGATTGTGAAGGCCACTATACAGAAATCGACTAACAAGTTCGTATTTGCTCAAGCAGATAGTGATTTCatcaatttcctttttggcATGCTCACGCTTCCTTTGGGAAGCGTCTTGTGGTATTCAGCGAGTAACAGTGGCCTAGAGGCCATTGACAATATGCACAGGAGTATAGCAGACGACTCTATAAAGGTCCAACTGAAAAGTGCAAAGACAAGAGACTATCTAACCATGTCAAACCATGAAATAATTTCCCATTTGAATTTCGATGTGAGAAACCATCATGTTAAGGGAGAGAGGATGTACATGGTGAGCAATAATTTGACTGTTTCACCGTTCGCTATGACATCATGCATCTCTGTGCTTAACGATCTGAAGATCTCCACGTCTGATGTTGAAGAAGTGGACGTGCAAGTTGGGCTCGATGAG GGTTTAAGCATAGTGAAAGAGGCACTTACGTCGACAACGGCCTTAGAAGATGGCCTCATCAAAGCCATCTTGAAGGCGTCTATCGCTGCTTCTCAAACCGTGAACGACCAAAGCTTGAATGCTGAATTTGGATTCATCTCTCTCTGA